A section of the Paenibacillus odorifer genome encodes:
- a CDS encoding sugar phosphate nucleotidyltransferase: MKGVILAGGTGSRLQPLTRLMNKHLLPVGKYPMVCYGIDRLRRAGITDILLVISKQSAGLYTDFLGSGAAFGVSLTYKIQEAAGGIAEALDLAEGFIFPGERFVVLLGDNLFMDDLKPYVESYLRQPAGTAKVLLKPVEDARRYGVPVFDSQDAAWIAYIEEKPEHPKTNYCVTGIYMYDEAVFDIIRRVSPSKRGELEITDVNNIYAADRRLSYDVLKDWWSDAGTFQSLHEAGEKLKDALP, translated from the coding sequence GTGAAAGGAGTCATACTGGCGGGCGGAACAGGATCTAGACTTCAACCGCTGACCCGGCTTATGAACAAACATTTGCTTCCGGTCGGCAAATATCCTATGGTCTGTTACGGCATAGACCGGCTTCGCCGGGCAGGAATTACCGACATTCTTCTGGTCATAAGCAAGCAGTCTGCTGGCCTGTACACGGATTTTTTAGGTAGCGGTGCTGCATTTGGTGTATCTCTGACCTATAAAATTCAGGAAGCTGCCGGAGGCATTGCCGAGGCTCTTGATTTAGCAGAAGGGTTCATTTTCCCGGGGGAACGATTTGTTGTATTGCTCGGGGATAATCTTTTTATGGATGATCTGAAGCCTTATGTGGAGAGTTATCTTCGTCAGCCAGCGGGCACTGCAAAGGTGTTGCTGAAGCCGGTGGAGGACGCGCGCAGATACGGTGTACCTGTGTTTGATAGTCAAGATGCGGCATGGATTGCTTATATCGAAGAAAAGCCGGAGCATCCGAAGACCAATTATTGTGTAACTGGTATTTATATGTACGATGAAGCTGTATTTGATATCATCCGGCGGGTATCACCTTCCAAAAGGGGGGAGCTGGAGATTACTGATGTAAATAATATATACGCCGCTGATCGCAGACTTAGTTATGATGTGCTTAAGGATTGGTGGAGTGATGCGGGGACGTTCCAGTCTTTGCACGAGGCGGGGGAAAAGTTAAAGGATGCACTGCCATAA